In Rhodococcus pseudokoreensis, the DNA window GGAAGTGTCGTTCGCGGAGAAGTCTTTTCAGTACTGCGCGACGTGTCAGACCGGAGGCAAGGTGCTCGCCGACCGCCGGATGTCGCGGCTGCTGAAGTAGGCGCGGGCGTACACGCGTGCCCGCATATAGTTGTGACCATGCGTGAACAGGCACCCGGACGGTTCGGTACCCCTCTGACGGCAGGCGCGACCCGCGTCATGCTGCTCGGGTCGGGTGAGCTGGGCAAGGAAGTGATCATCGCCCTCCAGCGGCTGGGGGTCGAGGTGATCGCCGTCGACCGTTACGACAACGCGCCGGGCCATCAGGTGGCGCACCGCGCGCACACGATCGACATGAGCGACCCGGAGGCGCTGTTGCGGCTCGTCGACGCCGAAAAGCCGCACTTCGTGGTCCCCGAGATCGAGGCCATCGCCACCGATGCGCTGGCCACGGTCGAGGAGCGCGGCGCCGCGGTCGTGGTGCCCACCGCGCGGGCGACGCAGCTGACCATGAACCGTGAGGGAATCCGCCGTCTCGCCGCGGAGGAACTGGGACTGCCCACGTCGCCGTACGAGTTCGCCGAATCGCTCGACGAGGTCCGGGCGGCCACCGAACGCATCGGCTTTCCCTGCGTGATCAAGCCGGTGATGTCTTCGTCCGGGAAGGGGCAGTCGACGGTGCGCGCCGCCGGCGACGTCGAGAAGGCCTGGGACTACGCGCTCGCGGGCGGCCGCGTCAATTACGGCCGCGTCATTGTGGAGGGGTTCGTCGACTTCGACTACGAGATCACCCAACTCACCGTCCGGGCGATCGGCGGCGACGGCGAGGTGGGCACCTTCTTCTGCGAGCCGATCGGGCACCTGCAGGATTCGGGTGACTACGTGGAGTCGTGGCAGCCGCAGCCGATGAGCGACACGGCGCTGGCCCGCTCGCGCGAGGTGGCCGAGAAGGTGACGTCGGCGCTTGGCGGGCGCGGGATCTTCGGGGTCGAACTGTTCGTGACGGGCGACGACGTGTACTTCTCCGAGGTCAGCCCCCGCCCGCACGACACGGGGCTCGTCACCCTTCGGACGCAACGACTCTCGGAATTCGAACTGCATGCCCGCGCGATCCTCGGGCTGCCCGTCGACACCACCCTCACGGCACCCGGTGCGTCCGCGGTGATCTACGGCAAACTCGATGCCGCCGGGATCGGCTTCGAGGGTGTCGCCGACGCGATGGCCGTCCCCGAGACCGACCTGCGGCTGTTCGGCAAGCCGGAGAGCTTCGCGCGGAGGCGGATGGGCGTCGCCGTGTCCACGGGGCCGGACGTCGAGACCGCGCGCAGCCGCGCGCGGGAGGCGGCGTCCCGCGTCGAGCCCGTCGCGTGAGTCCGAGCGCAGAAGTTCTTGTCGGCCTGGCCATCGTGGTCGGGCTCGTCGGGATCGTCATCCCGATCCTGCCCGGAACGATCCTCATCTTCGCGGCAATCCTGGTGTGGGCCATCATGACCGGCGGTGCGACGGCGTGGACGGTGTTCGCGGTCGCCGCGCTGTTCCTGGTGATCAGCGGCGTCGTCAAATACACCTGGCCCGGCAAGCGGATGCGCACCGCCGGCGTCCCCAACGTGTCGCTGATCGTCGGTGGACTGCTCGGGATCGTCGGGTTCTTCGTCGTTCCCGTGGTGGGATTGTTCCTCGGGTTCATCGCGGGAACGTATGTCGCCGAGCTGTACCGGTTGCGTGCCCACAACCGGGCGTGGGCGTCGACGTGGCACGCCTGCAAGGCCGTCGGACTGTCGATGCTGATCGAACTGCTCGGCGCCCTGCTCGCCTCGGGGGTGTGGCTGACCGCGGTGGTCGCGACGTAGGTCGCCGAAATCGTCGCCGGGGGTATCCAGGAGCGACCTCCACCTGCGATGATGAAACGCGGATGTTGATCTTCCCGGCTAGCGGAGGAATGCGCCGTGAACAAGAAGACGACCTGGATCCTGGCCCCGCTCGCTGCCGCGACCCTCGCACTGAGTGGCTGCGGCAACGACTCGTCCGACTCGTCCGCGCCGAGCGCCACCAGCGCCGCGGAGACCACGAGTAGCGGCGAAGCGGCGCCCGCGTCGAACATGATGGAGAAGATTCCGTCACCCTTCGTGATGACCCCGCAGATGGACCCGACGTACGTCGGGTCGGTCGACGGGACCGACGCGTACATCGCGCTGGCCAGGTCGGGCGACGAGATGGTCGCCTTCCTGTGCGACGGCGACGAGATGTGGACGTGGATGACCGGCACGATGGACGGCGACAAGGCGTCGATGTCGTCGCCGGACGGAGCAACGCTCACCGCGTCGATGAGCGACGGCACCGTGACGGGGCAGGTCAGCGCGCCGGGCATGCCTGACAAGGCGTTCACGGCCAAACCGGTCGGCGCGGAGGACGGGCTGTTCCGGGCAACCACCAACCACGACGGCACCGACTACACCCTCGGCTGGATCATGACCCCCGACGGCGTCCGGGGGCTCGAACGGCAGGCCAACGGATCGACCACCGGTGGCATTGCCGTCGACCGGAACGGCGACGACATGGACGACCGGCAGCGGGAGCGGCGGCAGGAACGCCGGGAGCAGCTGGACTGCGGCGAGATGACCAACTACAACACGTGGCTGGTGGCGCAACCGCAGACTCCGCCGGTGGCGGAGATGGTGTCGATGAACAGCATGCAGATGGAAGGCTGCTGACACGGGGCGTGCGTGCTAGCAGCGTCCGCCCGGAGTGTCGCAGCGGTACCACGCACGCGCGTTGCCGCCCATGACCTTGTCGAAGTCGTCGCCGACCGCGTCCGCGACGATGTCGATGTCGCTGTCCTGGAACACTCTTCGGGCTCGGCTGCCCGGTAGGTCGGTGCCGAACATCAGCGCCTCGGGGTTGACGGCGTGGATCTTGCGCAGCACGTCGCCGACGTTCTCGATGGTGGTCCGCCCGAACCCGGTGGCCTTCACCCGGACACCCCGGTCGACGAGATCGAGGAGGTAGGGCAGGCCCCGCGTCGACATCCCCAGGTGGTCGATGCACACGGCGGGCAGCTTGGCGAACACCGGCTCGAGCGACAACAGCAGCGTGGCGTCCACGTAGAACTCGGCGTGCCAGCCCGCCAGCTCGTACGCCCGCAGGGCCTGCTTGGTGAGGAGTTTCACGTCGGTCGCGCTGCGCCGAAGGTTGAACCGGACGGCCCGGACCCCGGCGCGGTCGAGTTCGAGGATGCTCTCGTCGGTGGTGTCGAGTTCCATCTGGGTGACACCCACCCAGCTGGGGCCGAGCTCGGCGAGCGCGGCTTTCAGGTAGTTCTGATCGGTGCCCTGGTACGAGGCCGTGACGACGGCGCCGCCGTCCACACCAAAGCCTTCCGTGCGCGCCCGGTAGTCGGCGACGGTGAACGGCTCCGGAAGGTAGCCGTGGTTCTCGACCACCGGGAACCGGGGATCGATGATGTGAACGTGGGCGTCAAACACGACTCATATCCTGCCTTGTGCGGGCGACGGCGCGGGACTTCGCGTCGGCATTCGGGGTGAGCCTCGCCGCCATCCGGACACACCTGGGCCGAGACGACGGAAGGGAACCTCCCGCGGGAGGTTCCCTTCGCACCGAACCGGAAGATCAGGCCTTGTCGGGCTCGCTGGCCTTGAGCATGTCCTCACGCTCGACGACCTTGATTCGCTCACGGCCCTCGGGCTCGCCCAGGCTGCGCTCGTGCGCGTCGAGGCGGTACCAGCCCTGCCAGGTGGTGTAGGGGACCTGCTTGCCCTCGAGGAACTCGATGATCGCGTCCTCGCCCGGGTTCGCGGGCTCGGGGAAGCCGGTCCGGTCCTCGAGCAGGTTCGCGACGGTCTCGTTCGCGTCGCCCTTGGTGTGGCCGATCAGGCCGACCGGGCCGCGCTTGATCCAGCCGGTGACGTAGGTGGCCGGCATGAACCGGTCGTTGCCCTCGGCGGTGTCGTCGGAGATGACGCGTCCGGCCTCGTTCGGCACCGTGCCCGCCTGCTCGTCGAACGGGAGCTTCGCGATGTTCTGCGACAGGTAACCCACGGCGCGGTACACGGCCTGGACGTCCCAGTCGTTGAACTTGCCGGTGCCCTTGACGTTGCCGGTGCCGTCGAGCTGGGTGCGCTCGGTGCGCAGGCCGACGACCTTGCCGTCCTCGCCGAGCACCTCGGTGGGCGATTCGAAGAAGTGCAGGAACAGCTTGTGCGGGCGGTTGCCCACGTCGCGGATGGCCCAGTCCTGCAGGGTGTTGGCGACCATGTCGACCTGCTTGGAGTTGCGGCGCGCCTGCTCGGAGCCCTCGTCGTAGTCGATGTCCTCGGGATCGACGATGACCTCGATCGTCGGCGAGTGATCGAGTTCACGCAGCTCAAGGGGGGTGAACTTGGCCTGTGCAGGTCCGCGGCGGCCGAACACGTGGACCTCGACGGCCTTGTTGCCCTTGAGTCCCTCGTAGACGTTGGCGGGGATCTCCGTAGGCAGCAGTTCGTCGCCGGTCTTGGCGAGGACGCGCGCGATGTCGAGGGCGACGTTGCCGACACCGAGGACGGCGACCTTCTCGGCCTCGAGGGGCCAGGTGCGCGGGACGTCGGGGTGACCGTCGTACCAGGAGACGAAGTCGGCGGCGCCGTAGCTGCCGTCGAGCTCGATGCCCGGGATGTTGAGGGCGCGGTCGGCGTTGGCGCCGGTGGAGAAGATCACCGCGTCGTAGAAGCTGTGCAGGTCTTCGAGGGTGATGTCGCTGCCGTAGTCGATATTGCCCAGCAGGCGGACCGACGGCTTGTCGAGCACCTTGTGCAGGGCGGTGATGATGCCCTTGATGCGCGGGTGGTCGGGGGCGACGCCGTACCGGATCAGACCGAAGGGGGCAGGCATCCGCTCGAAGAGGTCGATGCTGATCCCGCCGTCAGACGCGGCATCGGATTTCATGAGTGCGTCGGCTGCGTAGATACCGGCGGGGCCGGCACCCACGATTGCAACGCGCAACGGACGTGTCTGATCAGTCATCTGGAGCGAACTACCTTCTGAAGGGCGGACAACGAAACCTCAGCTTAAATTAAGCCCAGCCTAATCGGGTGGCCGAGGTGCAGCAGACAGGGCAAAGCCCATTCTCGGGACTCACGCCTGTAGAGGGTAGTCGCCTCCGCGTTGGGGGGTCACAAACACGATTTGTAGGGGCAGCTCTATACACTCGTGGCCAGCCGAGATCGAAGGGAAGTCATGTCCGGTTCGAGCGAATCGCCTCAGCACGACGCGGGAGGCGCGGAAGATCCGGTGGATCCCCGGCGCATCACGGCGGTGCCGTTCATCGCCGCCGTCACCGTCATCGTCGTCATCCTCGTCGCCATCGTGGTGTCCAGCATGCTGTCGCCCGCCGACGAGAACGTCACGGAAGCGGATCGCATCAACCGTTCGGTCGCGGACTTCATCCAGGCCCACAACCACGACGACGCCGATCTGCAGAAGACGCTGGTCTGTCCGTCGTGGTCCGACGACCGGTCGGTGCTGCGGGGCAGGGAAGGCGAGGTCACGCTGCAGGGCGTCGAGTCGTCCGAGGTCAACGGCGACCGCGCCCGGGCGGAGGTCCGGGTCAGCGCCGACGACGGCAAGGGCGAGACGACCGATACATGGCAATTGACGCGGGACGGCGACACATGGGTCGTCTGCAACTGACCGTTGCCCGGAAGGGCGCACAGAACAGGGTTGTGAAAAGCTGACATGGTGAGTTACGCAGGCGACATAACGCCGGAGCATGCCTGGGAGCTGCTCCGCGACCATCCCGACGCTGTGCTGGTGGACGTGCGGACGGACGCCGAGTGGAAATACGTCGGAGTCCCCGACACGACCTCCCTCGGGCGGAAGACCGTGCTGATCGAATGGGTCAGCTACCCGACGGGCAGTCGTAACGACAACTTCGTGGACCAGCTGAAGGAGGCCGGGATCGCGGGCGGCGAGAGTGCCCCGGTGATCTTCCTGTGTCGCTCCGGCCAGCGGTCCATCGGTGCGGCGGAAGCCGCGACAGCGGCGGGCATCGGCCCGTCGTACAACGTGCTCGACGGTTTCGAAGGCGGCCTGGACGCCGACGGTCATCGTGGGGCGGTCGGCTGGCGGGCTCTGGGCCTGCCGTGGAGGCAGTGGTGAGTGCAATTCCTCAAGGCGGCGCGTTTCAGAAGGCGCTGCCGGACGACATCGGCCAGGGCACGATCAGCGTGCGCGGAGGAACCCTCCGGTCCGGCTTCGAAGAGACGTCCGAAGCGATCTTCCTGAACTCCGGTTTCGTGTTCGAGAGCGCCGGAGCGGCCGAGGCGTCGTTCACCGGCGACATCGACCACTTCGTCTACTCCCGCTACGGCAACCCCACCGTGAAGATGTTCGAGGAGCGGCTGCGCCTGATCGAGGGCGCGGAGGCCTGCTTCGCCACCGCCAGCGGAATGTCCGCGGTGTTCACCGCCCTCGGTGCGCTGCTGAAGGCGGGCGACCGCCTCGTCGCGGCGCGCAGCCTGTTCGGCTCCTGCTTCGTGGTGTGCAACGAGATCCTGCCCCGCTGGGGTGTGGAGACGGTGTTCGTCGACGGTGAAGACCTCGACCAGTGGGAGAAGGCTCTGTCCGAGCCGACCACCGCGGTGTTCTTCGAGACGCCGTCGAACCCCATGCAGACACTCGTGGACGTGCCCCGGGTGGCGGAACTCGCACACGCCGCCGGCGCCAAGGTCGTGCTCGACAACGTGTTCGCGACCCCGCTGCTGCAGCGCAGCCTGGAACTGGGCGCCGACATCGTCGTCTACTCCGGCACCAAGCACATCGACGGTCAGGGCCGCGTGCTCGGCGGGGCGATCCTCGGGCCGAAGGACTACATCGAGGGTCCCGTCCAGAACCTCATGCGCCACACCGGGCCGGCACTGAGCCCGTTCAACGCGTGGACGCTCCTCAAGGGGCTCGAGACGATGCCGATCCGCGTGCGGCACTCCGTCGGCTCGGCACTGGAGATCGCCCAGTTCCTCGAGGGGCACTCCGCCGTCGACTGGGTCAAGTACCCGTACCTCGAGTCGCACCCCCAGTACGACCTCGCCAAGCGGCAGATGAGCGGCGGCGGCACCGTCGTCACCTTCGCGCTGAACGCGTCCGAGAGCGAAGCGAAGAAGCGGGCATTCGAACTCCTCGACGGCCTGCGACTGGTCAACATCTCCAACAACCTCGGCGACTCCAAGTCCCTCATCACGCATCCCGCCACCACCACCCACCGGGCGATGGGGCCGGAAGGTCGTGCGGCAGTGGGCATCACCGACGGCGTCGTCCGGCTGTCCGTCGGACTCGAAGACACCGCCGACCTCCTCACTGACCTGGAGCAGGCACTGGGTTAGGCGCTTCGCGCCCGTGCGCCTTTCTGGTTGTTCCCGCAACCACAAAGGCGCACGAGCCCGGAGGGCCTAGAGGTCGAGGCTCGTGGTCTGCGCGACCGCGTGAAGGCGCTCGACGGTAGTCGCATCCTGGGTTTCGTACCGGCGTGCGCACTCGACGAGTGTCGCCGACATCTCGGCCAGGGTGCGCTGCAACGACTCCCGCCTGCCGTCCAGATAGGATGTGAACCGGTCGAACCCGGCGCCGGCCGCCTCCGGCCACGCCGCCCTCGAATCGGCGACGGCCGCGTCGATGGGGTTCAGCCGTGAGAGTGCATCGTCGAACAGGGCGTCGAGCTGACCGGCCGCCGCCTGTAGGGCACCGGTGTCGACGTGGGTGGAACCGCTCATTTTCGATCCTTCGTGTCGGTCGAGACGAGATCGGACTCCCGCGGACGCGATCGATCCGCTAGGGTACGGGCATTATGCATCCTGGGGGGGATCGTGAATCTGAGGGACATAGCCCAGTGGGACGTCCGCGCGCTGCAGGCCGTGCAACGGTCGCTGTCCGAGCGGGCGGCGACCATCGCGTTCGTGAAGGACGGTCTCGCGGACATCGGCCGGTTACCGACATGGCAGGACGACGCCGCGGACGCCGCACGTCGGCGGTTCCGGACCGCCGCCGATGATCTGAGCAGTGAGGCGGCTGCGGTCGCCGTCGTCGAATCGTTGGCCCGCGAGTTGTTCGACGCGGTCACGCACCTGCAGACCGAACTCGACGGCGTCCGGGACACTGCTGTCGCCCACGGTATGGCCCTGTCGGACAACGGTGACGTTGCGGACGCGGTCGACATCCCGGACGCGGTTTCGCGCGAGGAACTTCGCGCAGAACTGCGTGCCGCGGCCCGGGCGTTGATCCTGCAGGCGGAAGACCTCGTCGCGGACGCGGCGGCCGTCCTGACCCGGGCCGCGGACGGCGCTGCCGGACCCGGTGAGGTGGGTCGCGCACTGTCCGCCCCGGCCCCACCACCGGATGGTTCCCCGCTCGCCAACCGCGAGTACTGGGACGCCCTGCCCGCAGCCCAGCGGCGGGAGGTGATCGAGCGGCATCCCGACTGGGTGTGCAATCGCGACGGCATTCCGTCCGCGGTGCGGCACGAGGCGAACGTGAGCCGATTCGCCGACGAGCGGTCGCGGTGGGAGCTGGAACGGGACCGTCTCCGGGAGAGGCTGGACCACAACGTGTTCGGCGGCGTCTTCACCGACGACGATGCGCGGCTGTGGTACGCCGAGCAGAAGCTGCGCGACCTCGACGACCTCGAGTCGCTCGTCCGCGACCATCCGGACGGCAGGCTGATGCTGCTGGACCTGCGGTCGGGTGAACGGACGATGGCCGCGTTCGCGCTCGGCGACCCGGACACCGCCGATCACATCTCCGTCACCACCCCGGGTATCGACACCACTGTCGGCTCCCTCGCCGGAATGACCGACGAGGCGTCGGCGCTGAAGGCGGAAATCGAACGGCAGCTGGACCTTTCCGGCCGAACCGACGAGACGGTGTCGACGATCGCGTGGCTCGGGTATCAGCCGCCGACCACCACCGGTCCGGGCAATTACGACGTCCCGTTCCTCGACCAGAACGTCGGGCGCGGATGGCTCCTCGACGCGTGGCAGTCCGACCGCGCGACCGCGGGAGCCCCGAAGCTTGCCTCGTTCTACGAGGGCCTCGACGTCGCCTCGCAGACGCCGGATCCGCACATCACCGCCCTCGGGCATTCGTATGGTTCGTACACCCAGGGCCTGGCCCTGCAGGACGCGGGACCGCGGCAGCCTGTGGACGACGCCGTGTTCTACGGTTCGCCCGGCTTCGATGCGAACGACGAATCGGACCTCGGACTGGCACCCGGCCACGGATTCGTGATGCGCGCGCACGACGACCCGATCACCCTGGCGGACGGGTTCGGCCGGCTCGGACCGGATCCGGTGCAGACCGACCTCGAGCAACTGTCGGTGCGTGAGGCGACGACCCCCGACGGCGTCCGGCGGGAAGATGCCAACGGGCACAGCGAGTATCCACGGCCGAGCAGCAACGGTGAACTACGGGCGTCCGGCTACAACATGGCCGTGATCGCGGCGGGTCTGCCGGAGCTGGCGCTCCGGTGACGATCCGGTGGGTGACGAGAACGTTCGCCGTGATCGGCGCGGCGATCCTGACGAGCGGATGTGGTGGCGTGACGGACAACCCGTACAACTTCGGCGACGAGGAGATCGCGGCGGCGGCCGAGAGCCTGACCGGCAGGCCGACGCTCGCCGTCACCGAGAGACAGGTCACCGATGCGTTGGTGCGGATCAGCGAAGCCGTCGGCGCGATCGCTCCGGACGTCCGGTGGCGTTGGCATCGTGAACGCAGCCAGGGCGGCGGATGCCCCGGACCGTATGCGTACACGGAAGGGCAGTCCGTCACCACGCGAGTGCTACTGTCCGACAATCCGATCCGCGACGCCGACTGGCCGGCAGTGCTGGCGGCGGCCCGCGCGGTCGCCACCGACGCCGGGATGGATCGCCTCGACGTCCACGTCGACGAGCCCGGACGTCACGATGTGACGTTCGCCGGCGAAGACGGAAACCGGATCACGTTCGGGACGTACAAGGCAGCCGCTCTCAGGGGCATCACCGGCTGTCGCCACCCGTGAGTACTTGTTAACGTCCGGCGGTTAATAAGTACTCACGGGTGCCGGAGGCATCGACGATCCACAGCTCATCGGTTCCCTCCCGCCATTGCAGGGTGTCGTCCGCACCGACCGTGGTCCGTGCGACCTCGGCGCCGGAAGAATCCGTCACGACCGCCATTGGTCCCGCCGCGGTCTGCACCACCTGCGCCGAATACGTCCCCGAAAACACCGCCGGCGTCACCGCCTCTTCCGCCGGTTCCGGTTCCGGCTCCGGGGCAGGGGTCGTGGTCGTGGTTGTCGGTTCGGGAGCCGACTCGGTGGTGGTGACGTCGGTGGTAGTGACGTCCGTTGTCGTGACCGCCGCGGTGGTGGTCGTCACCGGTGCCGAGGCGCTGGTCACCGTCGTCGTCGGCGCCACGCTGCTCGTCGTCGGCGCCACGCTGCTCGTCGTCGATGCCACGCTGCTCGTCGGTGCCGCACTGCTAGTCGGCGCCGCCGCCCGTGCGGCGACCTGCTGGATCGGTGCACCGCAGCTGACGCCGCTCAGTCCGCTGAGGATGCCGACGGTGAGTCCGTACGACACATAGTTCGTGGACACGGCCGAGCCGTTCACCGTGTAGATCTGGGCGACGAGGTTGGCGCCGCCCAGCTGGCTGAGGTCGAGCAGTCCGTACGACACGGTTGCGGTTCCGCCGGTGACGTTCTGCCTGTTGGTCACCGCCATGGTGCCGGCGTCCCGGACGATGACGCGGTAGGTGTAGGGCGCGACCGCCGTCCAGCTCAGTTTGGCCGAGTTCGCGATGATGTTGAGGATGCCCTGCGTCTCGCAGCTCAACCCCGACGGCGCCGGCAGCGACGGATCGGGATAGGTGTCCTGTGTTCCGTTGCAGGCGAGGGCTTTCGTAGATGCGGCCTGGTTGAGGGTGAAGCCTCGCCACGTGGAGGACACGGCGCCGCTGGACGGCAGCAGTGTGTGCACCCCGGCGACGTACTGCATCGCCGAGGTGAACGTGGCGAGGGCGGACCCGTCCACGGTGACCGACACCGTGTCCCCGGCGCTGGGGGAGGCGGGAACGACGGTCCACGAGGATCGCTCCACTCCGCTGCCGTCGCGCAGGATCACCTTGTACTGGTACGGCGCGCCCAGATGCTTCCACGCGAGGGTGGCGCGTGCCGGTGCCGGGGTCGGGACGTTGGTGCAGGTGACGTACGAGCTTCCGCTGACCACCTGGTTGATGCGGGGCACGAACTCCGCCCGCGAGGTGAACGGGCCGCTCGTCGCCGTGGCGGAGTCGGTGTAGGTGGCGCCGGTCCCGGGAACCAGGAGGAGCCCGAGGACCGTGAAGAGAGCCAGCCCGGTGATCCACGAGGTGGTGGATCGCCGGAGGACGGGGCGCCGCGCGTGCTGGACGGCGTGTTTCGGCGCCTCGCCAGCTCCGGTCCGCGGACCGCAGGTGCCACCGCCGGGCCGGATCGCGGTGACGACGAGAACGCCCGCGAGGAGGACGCCGAGCAGCACCGCGGCCGGCGTGGACAGCCACGCCGCGACGTAGCCGAGCCCGTCGACGTGTGCGAACACCCGTTCCGCCGACGTGACGGAATACGGCGCCGCGTCGGGTTGCTCGTTGGCGTCGCCCTGCATCCGCAGGACCGCGGTGTCGCCCACGACCGAGTCGATGCCGACGACACGGTGCGTGATTCGACTGCCCTGCCCGTCGGGCACGCTGATCACGTCGCCGACTCCGATAGCGGTGGCGGGCACCGAATCGGCGAGGGCGAGGGCGCCGGAACCGATGGTCGGCTCCATCGAGCCGGAACGGAAGATCAGCGGCGTTACGCCGAAGAACAGCGAGGCCGCGGTCGCCAAAATGCAGACGAGTCCGGCGACGGCACCGACTGTCAACGCGCACTCCCGGATCAGATGTCCGGGCGTGCGCCGGGGGGTGGTCATGGTCGGCTCACCCCGCCGTCGCGGAGAACGTGAAGGTGGCGGAACCGACGCTCTGGCTCTGCACCGCAACGGGCGCGGTGGGCGCGAGCGCGGCGACGAAGCACAGGTTCTGGGCGCCGTTGAGCCCAGCGACCGTCTGCGGTGCGGTGATCACGGGGGCGGGGCCGCCGGCCGCCAGCGCCGACTGTCCGAGGAGTGCACCACCCGAACAAGTTCCGGTCCGCATGCCGTTGCCGGTGGCGTTGCCTGCCGATCCGCCGTTGTAGACGGACACCGTCAGCTGGGACGCCAGCGCCGGGCTGCCCGCCGGGGTGGTGGCCGACATCGTGTACTTCAACGCGGCGGTTCCCACGTTGTTGACGACGAGCGGCTGAGCGACGCTCTCCCCGGGCAGCATGTTCGCGAGAGCGAGGGTACCGAACGTGTAGGAGTCGACGGCGTTGGCCCGGATGTCGATCGTCCCGGTGGTGAACGTGCCCGACGTCGCGGTCGCGTCGTCGCTCCACACCGCCAGGGTGCCCACAGCG includes these proteins:
- a CDS encoding TasA family protein — translated: MTHSLPSVSVRVRAVLSLGILLGLGAVGTLAVWSDDATATSGTFTTGTIDIRANAVDSYTFGTLALANMLPGESVAQPLVVNNVGTAALKYTMSATTPAGSPALASQLTVSVYNGGSAGNATGNGMRTGTCSGGALLGQSALAAGGPAPVITAPQTVAGLNGAQNLCFVAALAPTAPVAVQSQSVGSATFTFSATAG
- a CDS encoding FAD-dependent oxidoreductase, which translates into the protein MTDQTRPLRVAIVGAGPAGIYAADALMKSDAASDGGISIDLFERMPAPFGLIRYGVAPDHPRIKGIITALHKVLDKPSVRLLGNIDYGSDITLEDLHSFYDAVIFSTGANADRALNIPGIELDGSYGAADFVSWYDGHPDVPRTWPLEAEKVAVLGVGNVALDIARVLAKTGDELLPTEIPANVYEGLKGNKAVEVHVFGRRGPAQAKFTPLELRELDHSPTIEVIVDPEDIDYDEGSEQARRNSKQVDMVANTLQDWAIRDVGNRPHKLFLHFFESPTEVLGEDGKVVGLRTERTQLDGTGNVKGTGKFNDWDVQAVYRAVGYLSQNIAKLPFDEQAGTVPNEAGRVISDDTAEGNDRFMPATYVTGWIKRGPVGLIGHTKGDANETVANLLEDRTGFPEPANPGEDAIIEFLEGKQVPYTTWQGWYRLDAHERSLGEPEGRERIKVVEREDMLKASEPDKA
- a CDS encoding LppA family lipoprotein; the protein is MTRTFAVIGAAILTSGCGGVTDNPYNFGDEEIAAAAESLTGRPTLAVTERQVTDALVRISEAVGAIAPDVRWRWHRERSQGGGCPGPYAYTEGQSVTTRVLLSDNPIRDADWPAVLAAARAVATDAGMDRLDVHVDEPGRHDVTFAGEDGNRITFGTYKAAALRGITGCRHP
- a CDS encoding WXG100 family type VII secretion target, with product MSGSTHVDTGALQAAAGQLDALFDDALSRLNPIDAAVADSRAAWPEAAGAGFDRFTSYLDGRRESLQRTLAEMSATLVECARRYETQDATTVERLHAVAQTTSLDL
- a CDS encoding O-succinylhomoserine sulfhydrylase, with amino-acid sequence MSAIPQGGAFQKALPDDIGQGTISVRGGTLRSGFEETSEAIFLNSGFVFESAGAAEASFTGDIDHFVYSRYGNPTVKMFEERLRLIEGAEACFATASGMSAVFTALGALLKAGDRLVAARSLFGSCFVVCNEILPRWGVETVFVDGEDLDQWEKALSEPTTAVFFETPSNPMQTLVDVPRVAELAHAAGAKVVLDNVFATPLLQRSLELGADIVVYSGTKHIDGQGRVLGGAILGPKDYIEGPVQNLMRHTGPALSPFNAWTLLKGLETMPIRVRHSVGSALEIAQFLEGHSAVDWVKYPYLESHPQYDLAKRQMSGGGTVVTFALNASESEAKKRAFELLDGLRLVNISNNLGDSKSLITHPATTTHRAMGPEGRAAVGITDGVVRLSVGLEDTADLLTDLEQALG
- a CDS encoding amidohydrolase family protein; amino-acid sequence: MFDAHVHIIDPRFPVVENHGYLPEPFTVADYRARTEGFGVDGGAVVTASYQGTDQNYLKAALAELGPSWVGVTQMELDTTDESILELDRAGVRAVRFNLRRSATDVKLLTKQALRAYELAGWHAEFYVDATLLLSLEPVFAKLPAVCIDHLGMSTRGLPYLLDLVDRGVRVKATGFGRTTIENVGDVLRKIHAVNPEALMFGTDLPGSRARRVFQDSDIDIVADAVGDDFDKVMGGNARAWYRCDTPGGRC
- a CDS encoding DUF456 domain-containing protein; amino-acid sequence: MSPSAEVLVGLAIVVGLVGIVIPILPGTILIFAAILVWAIMTGGATAWTVFAVAALFLVISGVVKYTWPGKRMRTAGVPNVSLIVGGLLGIVGFFVVPVVGLFLGFIAGTYVAELYRLRAHNRAWASTWHACKAVGLSMLIELLGALLASGVWLTAVVAT
- a CDS encoding alpha/beta hydrolase, whose translation is MNLRDIAQWDVRALQAVQRSLSERAATIAFVKDGLADIGRLPTWQDDAADAARRRFRTAADDLSSEAAAVAVVESLARELFDAVTHLQTELDGVRDTAVAHGMALSDNGDVADAVDIPDAVSREELRAELRAAARALILQAEDLVADAAAVLTRAADGAAGPGEVGRALSAPAPPPDGSPLANREYWDALPAAQRREVIERHPDWVCNRDGIPSAVRHEANVSRFADERSRWELERDRLRERLDHNVFGGVFTDDDARLWYAEQKLRDLDDLESLVRDHPDGRLMLLDLRSGERTMAAFALGDPDTADHISVTTPGIDTTVGSLAGMTDEASALKAEIERQLDLSGRTDETVSTIAWLGYQPPTTTGPGNYDVPFLDQNVGRGWLLDAWQSDRATAGAPKLASFYEGLDVASQTPDPHITALGHSYGSYTQGLALQDAGPRQPVDDAVFYGSPGFDANDESDLGLAPGHGFVMRAHDDPITLADGFGRLGPDPVQTDLEQLSVREATTPDGVRREDANGHSEYPRPSSNGELRASGYNMAVIAAGLPELALR
- the purT gene encoding formate-dependent phosphoribosylglycinamide formyltransferase; amino-acid sequence: MREQAPGRFGTPLTAGATRVMLLGSGELGKEVIIALQRLGVEVIAVDRYDNAPGHQVAHRAHTIDMSDPEALLRLVDAEKPHFVVPEIEAIATDALATVEERGAAVVVPTARATQLTMNREGIRRLAAEELGLPTSPYEFAESLDEVRAATERIGFPCVIKPVMSSSGKGQSTVRAAGDVEKAWDYALAGGRVNYGRVIVEGFVDFDYEITQLTVRAIGGDGEVGTFFCEPIGHLQDSGDYVESWQPQPMSDTALARSREVAEKVTSALGGRGIFGVELFVTGDDVYFSEVSPRPHDTGLVTLRTQRLSEFELHARAILGLPVDTTLTAPGASAVIYGKLDAAGIGFEGVADAMAVPETDLRLFGKPESFARRRMGVAVSTGPDVETARSRAREAASRVEPVA
- a CDS encoding rhodanese-like domain-containing protein codes for the protein MSYAGDITPEHAWELLRDHPDAVLVDVRTDAEWKYVGVPDTTSLGRKTVLIEWVSYPTGSRNDNFVDQLKEAGIAGGESAPVIFLCRSGQRSIGAAEAATAAGIGPSYNVLDGFEGGLDADGHRGAVGWRALGLPWRQW